A single genomic interval of Amycolatopsis albispora harbors:
- a CDS encoding DUF1801 domain-containing protein — protein sequence MANSAELEALEALVSSADARLEAAVKWGRRTFTLGGDWHHWLCAIAAPKSGARLVFHKGVLLDDPAGLLAGSGRYVREIRAGVALDHPDEVRALIRSAIDHQTDLLDQGGDASGH from the coding sequence ATGGCGAATTCAGCGGAACTCGAGGCGCTCGAGGCACTGGTCAGCTCGGCCGATGCCCGGCTGGAGGCTGCCGTCAAGTGGGGTCGGCGCACCTTCACCCTCGGCGGCGACTGGCACCACTGGCTCTGCGCTATCGCCGCGCCGAAGAGCGGCGCGCGGCTGGTCTTCCACAAGGGCGTACTGCTCGACGATCCGGCCGGGCTCCTCGCCGGATCGGGTCGCTACGTGCGTGAGATCCGGGCCGGGGTGGCCCTGGACCACCCGGACGAGGTGCGCGCGCTGATCCGATCCGCCATCGACCACCAGACCGACCTACTGGACCAGGGAGGTGATGCGTCAGGCCATTGA